Proteins from one Verrucomicrobiota bacterium genomic window:
- a CDS encoding 50S ribosomal protein L18 — protein MRIEKKNALRQKRRWRIRKLVIGTAARPRMSVRFTGQHIYVQFVDDATGTTLASTSTRAKSMPDRETLAANVKSAVRIGKAAAEAALASGITTVVFDRSGAPFHGKVKALADAAREAGLKF, from the coding sequence ATGAGAATTGAAAAGAAAAACGCGCTGCGGCAGAAACGCCGCTGGAGGATTCGCAAGCTGGTGATCGGCACGGCGGCGCGTCCCCGGATGAGCGTGCGGTTCACCGGGCAGCACATTTATGTGCAGTTCGTGGATGACGCGACAGGCACGACGCTGGCGAGCACGTCGACACGCGCGAAGTCGATGCCGGACCGCGAGACTCTGGCGGCGAATGTGAAAAGCGCGGTGCGCATCGGCAAGGCGGCTGCGGAGGCTGCGCTTGCGTCGGGCATCACAACGGTCGTGTTCGACCGGAGCGGCGCCCCGTTCCACGGCAAGGTGAAGGCGCTCGCGGATGCGGCGCGCGAGGCCGGCCTGAAATTCTAA